GATTGGATCGTCGACTTCGATTTCCTCGGAAGTAAGATGTATGGCCGGGCAGCCATTCGAGAAGAAAACGGCAGTCTCTCCGGGACACTTTTGGGTCAGCCGATCGTAGGTACTCGCTCGGGAACAATGATCTCCTTTCGCTCAACGCAAGGGGATAGCAAGGGCGACGCGACCATTGTTGGGGAAGAGATACGCGGCACTGAAATCATTCCTGCAAGTCCGCAAGATCCGCATCCTCTGAAACTGACGTTTGTCGCAACCCGCGTGCCGCCGCGACCGTCACGCGCGCCAATGACGCACAGCTTCAAGCCTTCCGTTTTCTATCGCAGCTTTTCCGCGTTGAACCCACCAGTTCTGCATATAGCGCCGGGCGATACCGTCAGGACAGAAACAGTGGACAATTCTGGCATTGACGGTGAAAACGTGCGCCGCACGGCCGGAGGAAACCCCCAGACTGGCCCCTTTTACATCGATTCGGCGATGCCCGGAGACGTCCTTGCAGTCCACATTGTTCGACTGACACTGAATCGTGACACGGCTCAAAGTGACGATGTGATTACCTACTCGGCGATGAACCGAGATCTTGCAGTGATGACAAAAGATAACAGGAGCGCCGTAACATGGCACTTGGACCGCAATCGCATGGTCGGTTGGCCCGTGGGAAGAAGCGGGCATCTGTCGGCGTTTGAAGTACCACTGCATCCGATGCTGGGCGGCATCGGTACAGCAGCCATCCCTGGGCCGCCTGCACCGCCGACATTCGATAGTGGCAGTTTTGGTGGCAACATGGATTTCAATGAGATTGGAGTGGGTACGACCGTATACCTTCCGGTCAATGTACCGGGTGCGCTCCTTTACCTTGGTGATGCCCATGCATTGCAGGGCGATGGCGAGCTGAACGGCAACGCATTGGAGACCTCTATGGACGTAGAGGTCTCCGTCGATTTGATCTCCAGCAAAAACATCAAGACGCCTCGGATTGAGACTGCTACTTACATTGCCGCAACGGGCTTCGACGGAAGTGTCGACGGCGCGATGAGAGCCGCTACAGACAGCATGGCTGATTGGCTAGCGAAAGACTACAGCCTTACACCATCCGAGATTGGTCAGGTGCTTGGCGTCGCAGCAGAGTACCGGATCGCGGAGGTAGCGGATCGGAATGCTGGCGTGGTGTTGAAAGTTCGGAAGGATCTACTTGCGAAGCTGCAAAAATAGCCGAGGCATCAATGTTGGTCCTCATAAACGCGCTTGTGGTGCTCGAAGATCCAGATTGTCGCAAAGATGAAGGCTGACTTAGTAACGTCGTGTCAGGACTGCGATTGCGGGCGGAAGATTTCGATCATGAGGAGGCAGGCTCCGATGACGATGGCGCTGTCGGCGATGTTGAAGTCGGGCCAGTGATAGTGGACGATGTGGACTTCGAGGAAGTCGATGACGTAGTGGTAGACGACGCGGTCGTAGAGGTTGCCGATGGCTCCGCCGAGGATGAGAGCAAGCGCGATCGAGGTCAGCGAGAGTGACTGGCGAACCTTCAGCAGCATATAGCTCACGATGAGTACGGCTGCGACAGAGAAGGCAATAAGGCCAGCGCGAACGGCTCCAGGCGAGGCGGAGTCGGCGAAGGCGCTGAAGGCGGCCCCGGAATTGAGTACGTGAGAGATGCGGAAGATGCCGGGGATCACCGTGTGGGTGCTGCCCGCGGCGAGGTGGGCGACGACGAGCCTCTTGGTGATGCGGTCGAGAAGGACAACGACTGCGGAGATGAGCAGCAGCAGGCCGAGGTAGTTGCGGTTGTTGCGGTCAGGCATTCAGGCTTATGGCTCCGTTAGACGTTGTAAGGGGGATAGTTGATGGCGGCCAGCGCTTCGGCGCAGCGGAGGCAGACGGTCGGGTAGTTTGCGTCCTCGCCTACGTCGGTGGTGTAGTTCCAGCAGCGCTCGCACTTGGTGCCTTCTGCC
The Edaphobacter bradus genome window above contains:
- a CDS encoding acetamidase/formamidase family protein, which produces MIWSRRSLFKGACLLFFACHLAQAQGKPITGDWIVDFDFLGSKMYGRAAIREENGSLSGTLLGQPIVGTRSGTMISFRSTQGDSKGDATIVGEEIRGTEIIPASPQDPHPLKLTFVATRVPPRPSRAPMTHSFKPSVFYRSFSALNPPVLHIAPGDTVRTETVDNSGIDGENVRRTAGGNPQTGPFYIDSAMPGDVLAVHIVRLTLNRDTAQSDDVITYSAMNRDLAVMTKDNRSAVTWHLDRNRMVGWPVGRSGHLSAFEVPLHPMLGGIGTAAIPGPPAPPTFDSGSFGGNMDFNEIGVGTTVYLPVNVPGALLYLGDAHALQGDGELNGNALETSMDVEVSVDLISSKNIKTPRIETATYIAATGFDGSVDGAMRAATDSMADWLAKDYSLTPSEIGQVLGVAAEYRIAEVADRNAGVVLKVRKDLLAKLQK
- the lspA gene encoding signal peptidase II, yielding MPDRNNRNYLGLLLLISAVVVLLDRITKRLVVAHLAAGSTHTVIPGIFRISHVLNSGAAFSAFADSASPGAVRAGLIAFSVAAVLIVSYMLLKVRQSLSLTSIALALILGGAIGNLYDRVVYHYVIDFLEVHIVHYHWPDFNIADSAIVIGACLLMIEIFRPQSQS